Proteins encoded in a region of the Marmota flaviventris isolate mMarFla1 chromosome 3, mMarFla1.hap1, whole genome shotgun sequence genome:
- the Prr13 gene encoding proline-rich protein 13 isoform X1 — MWNPSAGHPGPNPHPPNLGYPGGSNPGYPPHPPPVNPAFPPGPCPTPPGPPQGMPGFPPGVSPYPVPQPGYPGHQPSGPYPPPYPPPAPGMPPVNPMAPGMVGPGMIMDKKMRKKMKKAHKKMHKHHKHGKHSSSSSSSSSDSD, encoded by the exons ATGTGGAATCCCAGTGCCG GGCACCCAGGGCCAAATCCACATCCCCCCAACTTGGGGTACCCTGGAGGTTCCAATCCTGGGTATCCACCACATCCACCACCTGTCAATCCGGCTTTTCCTCCTGGTCCCTGTCCCACTCCCCCAGGACCTCCCCAGGGGATGCCAGGTTTTCCTCCAGGTGTGTCCCCTTATCCTGTTCCACAACCAGGATATCCAGGACATCAACCCTCAGGTCCCTACCCTCCTCCATACCCACCACCTGCCCCTGGTATGCCTCCTGTGAACCCCATGGCTCCTGGCATGGTAGGCCCAGGAATGATAATGGACAAGAAGATgcggaagaaaatgaagaaagctcATAAAAAGATGCACAAACACCACAAGCATGGCAAG cattcctcctcttcctcctcttccagcAGTGACTCTGACTGA
- the Prr13 gene encoding proline-rich protein 13 isoform X2: protein MWNPSAGYPGHQPSGPYPPPYPPPAPGMPPVNPMAPGMVGPGMIMDKKMRKKMKKAHKKMHKHHKHGKHSSSSSSSSSDSD from the exons ATGTGGAATCCCAGTGCCG GATATCCAGGACATCAACCCTCAGGTCCCTACCCTCCTCCATACCCACCACCTGCCCCTGGTATGCCTCCTGTGAACCCCATGGCTCCTGGCATGGTAGGCCCAGGAATGATAATGGACAAGAAGATgcggaagaaaatgaagaaagctcATAAAAAGATGCACAAACACCACAAGCATGGCAAG cattcctcctcttcctcctcttccagcAGTGACTCTGACTGA